The Pseudomonas azadiae genome includes a window with the following:
- a CDS encoding amidase, which yields MMQVTEVSIAQLRAALESGQTTAVELVKAYLARIDAYDGPQTATALNAVVVRNPDALKEAEASDARRMRGETLGPLEGIPYTAKDSYLVKGLTAASGSPAFANLVAQRDAFTIERLRAGGAICLGKTNMPPMANGGMQRGVYGRAESPYNADYLTAPFASGSSNGAGTATAASFAAFGLAEETWSSGRGPASNNGLCAYTPSRGVISVRGNWPLTPTMDVVVPFARTMADLLEILEVVVAEDPDTRGDLWRLQPWVPIPSVASVRPASYLELAATAESLAGKRFGVPRMYINADPDAGTSEKPGIGGPTGQKINTRASVIALWQAARQALQAAGAEVVEVDFPLVSNCEGDRPGAPTVFTRGLVSKEFLHDELWELSAWAFDDFLRANNDPALNRLADVDGPKIFPHDPGTLPNREDDLAAGMDEYVRMAERGITPWDHISSVPDGLRGLEQTRRIDLEDWMNTLGLDAVLFPTVADVGPADADVNEASADIAWSNGVWVANGNLAIRHLGVPTVTVPMGVMADIGMPVGLTFAGRAYDDSALLRFASAYEATGSKRQVPPRTPPLAAD from the coding sequence GTGATGCAAGTTACCGAAGTGTCCATTGCCCAATTGCGCGCTGCGCTTGAATCCGGCCAAACCACAGCCGTTGAGCTGGTCAAGGCTTACCTGGCGCGGATCGATGCCTATGACGGTCCGCAGACGGCCACCGCGCTGAACGCCGTGGTGGTGCGCAACCCCGATGCGCTGAAAGAAGCCGAAGCATCCGATGCACGCAGGATGAGGGGTGAAACCCTGGGGCCGTTGGAGGGCATTCCCTACACCGCCAAAGACAGCTATCTGGTCAAGGGCCTGACCGCTGCATCCGGCAGCCCGGCGTTTGCCAACCTGGTCGCCCAGCGCGACGCGTTCACCATCGAGCGCCTGCGCGCCGGGGGCGCCATCTGCCTGGGCAAGACCAATATGCCGCCGATGGCCAACGGCGGGATGCAGCGCGGTGTGTATGGCCGGGCGGAGAGCCCGTATAACGCCGATTACCTGACCGCACCGTTTGCCTCCGGCTCGTCCAACGGCGCCGGCACCGCGACGGCCGCCAGCTTTGCCGCCTTCGGTCTGGCGGAAGAAACCTGGTCCAGCGGACGCGGCCCGGCGTCCAACAACGGCCTGTGCGCCTACACCCCGTCCCGAGGGGTTATTTCGGTGCGCGGCAACTGGCCTTTGACGCCCACCATGGACGTGGTCGTGCCCTTTGCCCGCACCATGGCCGACCTGCTGGAGATACTCGAGGTGGTGGTGGCCGAAGACCCGGACACCCGTGGCGACCTGTGGCGCCTGCAGCCGTGGGTGCCGATCCCGAGTGTCGCTTCGGTGCGCCCGGCGTCCTACCTTGAACTGGCGGCAACGGCCGAGTCCCTCGCGGGCAAGCGCTTTGGCGTGCCGCGCATGTACATCAATGCAGACCCGGATGCCGGCACCAGCGAAAAGCCGGGGATTGGCGGCCCGACCGGGCAGAAGATCAACACCCGCGCCAGCGTGATCGCGCTGTGGCAAGCCGCACGCCAGGCACTGCAAGCCGCTGGTGCCGAAGTCGTGGAGGTGGACTTCCCGCTGGTCTCCAACTGCGAAGGCGACCGCCCCGGCGCGCCCACTGTGTTTACCCGCGGGCTGGTGTCCAAGGAATTCCTCCACGATGAACTGTGGGAACTGTCGGCCTGGGCCTTCGATGACTTCCTGCGCGCCAACAACGACCCCGCCCTCAACCGCCTGGCTGATGTGGACGGGCCGAAGATCTTCCCCCACGACCCAGGCACCCTGCCCAACCGTGAAGACGACCTGGCGGCCGGCATGGACGAATACGTGCGCATGGCCGAGCGCGGTATTACTCCATGGGATCACATCAGCAGCGTTCCCGACGGCCTGCGCGGCCTGGAGCAAACCCGGCGCATCGACCTGGAAGACTGGATGAACACGCTCGGCCTCGACGCTGTGCTGTTCCCCACGGTGGCCGACGTGGGCCCGGCGGATGCCGACGTGAACGAAGCCTCGGCGGATATCGCGTGGAGCAACGGCGTCTGGGTAGCCAACGGCAACCTCGCCATCCGCCACCTCGGCGTACCGACCGTCACCGTGCCGATGGGCGTGATGGCGGATATCGGCATGCCGGTGGGGCTGACATTTGCCGGGCGGGCTTATGACGATTCGGCGTTGCTGCGATTTGCTTCGGCGTATGAAGCGACGGGCAGCAAACGCCAGGTCCCGCCGCGTACTCCGCCGTTGGCGGCAGACTAA
- a CDS encoding PaaI family thioesterase: MHSPSLQDITAPEGVCYGCGTSNPQGLHIKSRWDEDRIHVIAEYQPEPHYTGWPDLVYGGLIAMLVDCHSNWTAMAYHYQAEHREPGSLPRIDCVTGNLGIKFIKPTPMGIPLTLRARVDGDVGRKSRVVCEVYAGDVLTAIGDSVFVRVDTAQLAAAAHGREG; the protein is encoded by the coding sequence ATGCATTCCCCGTCTCTGCAAGACATCACGGCCCCGGAAGGCGTCTGCTACGGCTGCGGCACCAGCAACCCACAGGGCCTGCACATCAAGAGCCGCTGGGACGAAGACCGCATCCACGTCATCGCCGAGTATCAACCCGAGCCCCACTACACCGGCTGGCCCGACCTGGTCTACGGCGGCCTGATCGCCATGCTGGTGGACTGCCATTCCAACTGGACCGCCATGGCCTACCACTACCAGGCCGAACACCGCGAACCGGGCAGCCTGCCGCGTATCGATTGCGTCACCGGCAACCTGGGCATCAAATTCATCAAGCCCACCCCCATGGGCATCCCGCTGACCCTGCGCGCGCGGGTCGACGGCGACGTGGGCCGTAAAAGCCGTGTGGTCTGCGAGGTATACGCCGGCGACGTGCTCACCGCAATCGGTGACTCGGTGTTCGTGCGGGTCGACACCGCGCAACTGGCCGCCGCCGCCCATGGCCGCGAGGGCTGA
- a CDS encoding DUF6434 domain-containing protein, with translation MDFNWHSDPITRATPVNRHYKNTQNVRRFMLEQCGPRFKFDRPFMAWIRNDQPKTLGDVVDEWQRRNEDSRP, from the coding sequence ATGGACTTCAATTGGCACAGCGACCCCATCACCCGCGCCACACCCGTGAACCGTCACTACAAAAACACACAGAACGTGCGCCGCTTCATGCTTGAGCAGTGCGGTCCGAGGTTCAAGTTCGACCGCCCCTTCATGGCCTGGATCCGCAACGACCAGCCCAAGACCCTGGGCGATGTGGTGGATGAATGGCAACGTCGAAACGAGGATTCACGCCCATGA
- the yghX gene encoding YghX family hydrolase, whose amino-acid sequence MTRLTAKDFAPELLELYDGYAHGKINRREFLDRAALFTLGGLTASALLAALSPNYALAEQVKFTDPDIVADYITYPSPKGNGTVRGYLVRPAKASGKLPAVVVVHENRGLNPYIEDVARRLAKAGFIALAPDGLTSVGGYPGNDEKGVALQQTVDPTKLMNDFFAAIEWLMHHDNSTGKVGITGFCYGGGVTNAAAVAYPELGAAVSFYGRQPEAKDVPRIKAPIMLHFGELDTRINEGWPAYETALKTAGTTYEAYIYKGANHGFHNDSTPRYDKAAANLAWERTLGWFRKYLV is encoded by the coding sequence ATGACTCGTCTCACCGCCAAAGACTTTGCGCCCGAACTGCTGGAGCTCTACGACGGCTATGCCCATGGCAAGATCAACCGCCGCGAATTTCTCGACCGCGCCGCCCTGTTCACCTTGGGCGGCCTCACCGCCTCGGCCCTGCTCGCGGCGCTGAGCCCCAACTACGCCCTGGCCGAGCAGGTAAAATTCACCGACCCGGATATCGTCGCCGACTACATCACCTACCCCTCGCCCAAAGGCAACGGTACCGTGCGCGGCTACCTGGTGCGGCCGGCCAAGGCCTCAGGCAAACTGCCGGCCGTGGTGGTGGTCCACGAAAACCGTGGCTTGAATCCCTATATCGAGGACGTCGCCAGGCGCCTGGCCAAGGCCGGCTTCATCGCGCTGGCACCGGATGGCCTGACCTCAGTGGGCGGTTATCCCGGCAACGACGAGAAAGGCGTGGCGCTGCAACAGACCGTCGACCCGACCAAGCTGATGAACGACTTCTTCGCCGCCATCGAATGGCTGATGCACCACGACAACAGCACCGGCAAAGTCGGGATCACGGGCTTCTGTTATGGCGGTGGCGTGACCAACGCGGCGGCGGTGGCTTATCCGGAGTTGGGCGCGGCGGTGTCGTTTTACGGGCGCCAGCCAGAAGCCAAGGACGTACCCCGGATCAAGGCGCCGATCATGCTGCACTTCGGCGAGCTGGATACGCGGATCAATGAGGGCTGGCCTGCGTACGAAACGGCGCTGAAGACGGCAGGCACCACCTATGAAGCCTATATCTACAAGGGTGCCAACCATGGCTTCCATAACGACTCGACACCGCGTTATGACAAGGCGGCGGCGAATCTTGCGTGGGAAAGGACATTAGGTTGGTTCCGCAAGTATCTGGTTTAA
- a CDS encoding nuclear transport factor 2 family protein, whose amino-acid sequence MQKLKLLIGFLCLFTGYVAAAPATAEKEVAQAVDQLTQAMLHLDLKQLHALTSDTLTYGHSSGKVQNKAQFIADLETRTSAFKTLEMQNQTITLQGDTALVRNHFHALAVNSGVEVPTDIDNFQVWQKQKGKWLLIGRQAYKY is encoded by the coding sequence ATGCAAAAACTCAAACTGCTGATCGGTTTTCTGTGCCTGTTCACCGGTTATGTCGCAGCGGCGCCCGCTACTGCCGAGAAGGAAGTGGCCCAAGCGGTCGACCAACTGACCCAAGCCATGCTGCACCTGGACCTCAAGCAGCTTCACGCGCTGACCTCCGACACGCTCACCTACGGCCACTCCAGCGGCAAGGTGCAGAACAAAGCGCAATTCATCGCTGACCTGGAAACCCGCACCAGCGCCTTCAAGACCCTGGAGATGCAGAACCAGACCATCACCCTGCAAGGCGACACCGCGCTGGTGCGCAACCACTTCCACGCGCTGGCCGTGAACAGCGGCGTCGAAGTCCCTACCGACATCGACAACTTCCAGGTGTGGCAGAAGCAAAAAGGCAAATGGCTGCTGATCGGGCGTCAGGCTTACAAGTACTGA
- a CDS encoding DMT family transporter, translating to MERTSFFSTLGTSTQGWINGFIGVLIFSGSLPATRLAVMEFDPVFLTMVRAVIAASLGLLLLWLFKEKRPARHQWMPLAIVALGVVIGFPLLTALALQYVTSAHSIVFIGLLPLATAVFGVLRGGERPRPVFWLFSTLGSMLVMGYAVVQGLSAAPVGDLLMLLAVLVCGLGYAEGATLSRSLGGWQVICWALVISLPVVLPLSLILAPSSFAGISLPAWLSLGYVALFSMLIGFVFWYRGLAQGGIAAVGQLQLLQPFFGLALAAGLLHEQVSLGMVLVTVAVIGCVAGARKFAR from the coding sequence ATGGAACGTACATCTTTCTTCAGCACCCTGGGTACAAGCACCCAAGGCTGGATCAACGGTTTTATCGGCGTGCTGATTTTCAGCGGTTCATTGCCCGCCACGCGCCTGGCCGTAATGGAGTTCGACCCCGTGTTCCTTACCATGGTGCGTGCCGTCATCGCCGCCAGCCTGGGCTTGCTGCTGCTGTGGCTGTTCAAGGAAAAACGCCCTGCGCGCCACCAATGGATGCCCCTGGCAATCGTCGCCCTTGGCGTGGTGATCGGCTTCCCGCTGCTCACCGCCCTCGCGCTGCAATACGTGACCTCGGCCCACTCCATCGTGTTCATCGGCCTGCTGCCGCTGGCCACCGCCGTGTTTGGTGTCCTGCGTGGCGGTGAGCGGCCGCGCCCGGTGTTCTGGCTGTTTTCGACCCTGGGCAGCATGCTGGTGATGGGTTATGCCGTCGTCCAAGGCCTGAGCGCCGCGCCCGTCGGCGACCTGTTGATGCTGTTGGCGGTGCTGGTGTGCGGCCTGGGCTACGCCGAAGGCGCCACGCTGTCGCGCAGCCTGGGTGGCTGGCAGGTGATCTGCTGGGCGCTGGTGATCTCGCTGCCGGTGGTCTTGCCGCTGAGCCTGATCCTGGCGCCGTCGAGTTTTGCCGGCATCAGCCTGCCGGCCTGGCTGAGCCTGGGTTACGTGGCGTTGTTCAGCATGTTGATCGGTTTTGTGTTCTGGTATCGCGGCCTGGCCCAGGGGGGCATTGCGGCCGTCGGCCAGCTGCAATTGCTGCAACCGTTCTTCGGCCTGGCACTGGCGGCGGGCCTGCTGCACGAACAGGTGAGCCTGGGCATGGTGCTGGTGACGGTCGCGGTGATCGGCTGCGTCGCCGGTGCAAGGAAGTTCGCCCGTTAA
- a CDS encoding SMP-30/gluconolactonase/LRE family protein — MAFPPLPARADHSRRVFLKRSLAVCASVAVLGNVPGLAEAAEPLSQRYPDPLINVLDDSFLELRLFNASVERLATGLRWAEGPVWIGDGRYLLVSDIPNNRILRWDEVTDSLSVYRDNANFSNGMCRDRQGRLLVCEGSTTTSEGRRISRTEHNGRITVLADSFEGKPFNSPNDIVCKRDGSVWFTDPPFQTGNNYEGHKITPTQPHGVYRIDADSGKVTRVIDDLNGPNGLCFSPDEKILYVVEGRAKPNRLVWAIDVKEDGTLGARRKHIEGFDYAALDGIKCDESGNLWCGWGGNGDPKADLEKLDGVRVFNPQGKAIGHISLPERCPNLCFGGREGNRLFMAGSHSIYALFVNTRGADFVG, encoded by the coding sequence ATGGCATTTCCTCCTCTGCCTGCGCGGGCCGACCACAGTCGCCGCGTCTTCCTCAAGCGTTCCCTGGCAGTTTGCGCATCGGTCGCGGTGCTCGGCAATGTGCCTGGCCTGGCAGAAGCCGCCGAACCCTTGAGCCAGCGTTATCCCGACCCGCTGATCAACGTGCTCGATGACAGCTTCCTCGAGTTGCGCCTGTTCAACGCCAGCGTCGAACGGCTCGCGACCGGCCTGCGCTGGGCGGAGGGGCCGGTATGGATCGGGGATGGCCGCTACTTGCTGGTCAGCGATATCCCCAACAACCGCATCCTGCGCTGGGACGAAGTGACCGATAGCCTGTCGGTGTACCGTGACAACGCCAACTTCTCCAACGGCATGTGCCGTGATCGCCAGGGCCGTCTGCTGGTGTGCGAAGGTTCGACCACCACGAGTGAGGGTCGGCGAATCAGCCGGACCGAACACAACGGCCGCATCACTGTGCTGGCGGACAGTTTTGAGGGCAAGCCTTTCAATTCGCCCAACGATATCGTGTGCAAACGTGATGGCTCGGTGTGGTTCACTGACCCGCCTTTCCAGACCGGCAACAACTACGAAGGGCACAAGATCACACCCACTCAGCCCCACGGCGTTTATCGTATAGACGCAGACAGCGGCAAGGTCACGCGGGTGATCGACGACCTCAACGGGCCCAATGGCTTGTGCTTTTCCCCGGACGAAAAAATCCTGTATGTGGTGGAGGGCCGGGCCAAACCCAACCGGCTGGTCTGGGCCATCGACGTGAAGGAGGACGGCACGCTCGGCGCACGTCGCAAGCACATCGAAGGGTTTGACTACGCAGCGCTGGACGGCATCAAGTGCGACGAGAGCGGCAACCTGTGGTGTGGCTGGGGTGGCAACGGCGACCCCAAGGCCGACCTGGAAAAACTCGACGGCGTGCGCGTGTTCAACCCACAGGGCAAGGCTATCGGGCATATCTCGCTGCCGGAGCGCTGTCCCAACCTGTGTTTTGGCGGCCGCGAAGGCAACCGCCTGTTCATGGCGGGCAGCCATTCGATCTATGCGCTGTTCGTCAATACGCGTGGTGCCGACTTCGTCGGGTGA
- a CDS encoding YceI family protein yields MKRGILLLALGCIANAQAVEYTDVNPAASQISFTYQQLGQRVYGTFGQFEGTLTFDTQRPEAGHARLKIQLASINAGSDDANDTLQRASWFDTATYPVGVYESTSVKALGGNRFRISGHLTIKGTTQPVDVQVLLKELDGIGVFDGEFILKRGDFRIGEGEWAGNSVVSNDINIKFKMVAPQR; encoded by the coding sequence ATGAAACGTGGAATTCTACTGCTCGCCCTGGGTTGTATCGCCAATGCACAGGCGGTGGAGTACACCGACGTCAACCCTGCCGCCAGTCAGATCAGCTTCACCTACCAGCAGTTGGGGCAGCGGGTGTATGGCACGTTCGGCCAGTTTGAGGGCACGCTGACCTTCGATACCCAGCGGCCGGAGGCGGGGCATGCACGGCTCAAGATTCAGCTCGCCAGCATCAACGCGGGGAGCGACGACGCCAATGACACCCTGCAACGTGCCTCTTGGTTCGATACCGCCACCTATCCGGTGGGCGTGTATGAATCCACTTCGGTCAAGGCCCTGGGCGGTAACCGCTTCAGGATCAGCGGGCACCTGACCATCAAAGGCACCACGCAGCCGGTTGATGTGCAGGTGCTGCTCAAGGAGCTGGATGGCATTGGCGTGTTCGACGGTGAGTTCATTCTCAAGCGTGGCGACTTCAGGATTGGCGAGGGCGAGTGGGCCGGCAACAGCGTGGTGTCCAATGACATCAACATCAAGTTCAAGATGGTCGCGCCGCAGCGTTAA
- a CDS encoding aminotransferase-like domain-containing protein: MPRARYKLLVDRFAEDIRSGKMPPGTRLPTHRQLAAEHGLALVTASRVYSELAAMGLVSGETGRGTFVREILLPPGQGSGQMTVAAGMRDLNFNYPALPGQADLLRTALRQLALSGDLEALLRYQPHAGRLHERAAVARHLLNRGLTVQAEQVLLVSGAQHGLAVTLMALLKPGDVVAVDALTYSGFKVLAETLHLEIVAIPVTPAGTDLDALQNLCRRRPVRAVYSMPTLHNPLGWVMDRAQRERLVAIARQHDLIIIEDAAYAFLAANPPPPVASLAPERTVYVGGLSKSVATGLRVGFVAAPREWVKTLERTIMATTWNVPGVMSAIAVAWIEDGTVAQLEAQKREDAQARQALAAQVLKGLAYTSHPSSYFLWLPLAEEARADQVAMALQREHISVSTAEPFAVSAHVPHALRLALGSLAMPALRDALLTVRKVVAG, from the coding sequence ATGCCGCGTGCCCGCTACAAGTTACTGGTCGACAGGTTCGCCGAGGACATCCGCAGCGGCAAAATGCCGCCCGGCACGCGGCTGCCGACTCACCGCCAACTGGCCGCCGAGCACGGCCTGGCGCTGGTCACCGCGAGCCGCGTGTACAGCGAGCTTGCGGCGATGGGGCTGGTCAGCGGTGAAACCGGGCGTGGCACCTTTGTGCGCGAAATCTTGTTGCCGCCAGGGCAGGGCAGTGGGCAGATGACGGTTGCAGCGGGCATGCGCGACCTCAATTTCAACTACCCCGCGTTGCCGGGCCAGGCCGACCTGCTGCGCACGGCGTTACGCCAGTTGGCGCTGTCCGGTGACCTAGAAGCCCTGTTGCGTTACCAGCCTCACGCGGGGCGTTTGCACGAGCGTGCCGCCGTCGCCCGGCATTTGCTCAATCGTGGGCTGACTGTGCAGGCCGAGCAGGTGCTGTTGGTCAGCGGCGCCCAGCACGGCTTGGCGGTGACGCTGATGGCGCTGCTCAAGCCCGGCGATGTGGTCGCCGTGGATGCGTTGACCTATTCGGGGTTCAAGGTGCTCGCCGAGACCCTGCACCTGGAAATCGTCGCGATCCCGGTGACGCCCGCCGGCACAGACCTGGACGCCCTGCAAAACCTGTGTCGCCGCCGCCCGGTGCGGGCCGTGTACAGCATGCCGACGCTGCACAATCCTTTGGGCTGGGTGATGGACCGGGCGCAGCGCGAGCGGTTGGTCGCCATCGCCCGCCAGCACGACCTGATCATCATCGAAGACGCGGCCTACGCGTTCCTCGCCGCAAACCCGCCGCCGCCCGTGGCGAGCCTGGCGCCGGAACGCACGGTGTACGTGGGCGGGCTCTCGAAAAGTGTCGCGACCGGTCTGCGCGTGGGCTTTGTCGCGGCGCCCCGGGAATGGGTGAAGACACTGGAGCGCACGATCATGGCCACCACCTGGAACGTCCCAGGCGTGATGAGTGCGATTGCGGTGGCGTGGATCGAAGATGGCACCGTCGCGCAACTGGAAGCGCAAAAGCGCGAGGATGCCCAGGCGCGGCAGGCCCTGGCGGCGCAGGTGCTCAAAGGGCTGGCCTACACCAGCCATCCCTCATCGTATTTCTTGTGGTTGCCCCTGGCCGAAGAGGCCCGCGCCGATCAGGTCGCCATGGCCTTGCAGCGCGAGCACATTTCGGTGTCCACCGCCGAGCCGTTTGCCGTTTCTGCCCATGTCCCGCATGCGTTGCGGCTGGCGTTGGGCTCGCTGGCGATGCCGGCGTTGCGTGACGCGCTGCTGACCGTGCGCAAGGTGGTGGCAGGGTGA
- a CDS encoding helix-turn-helix domain-containing protein, translating to MVTDYSSTAGEQLRHLRRLAKLSQLDLALITGVSQRHLSCIETGRAKPGPGTLHTLLAALEAPLDQRNRVFLAAGYAPRYPATPLASPAMAAIREAVSHVLHANNPAPAILLDSQWQVLAANASTHALFALVGITPDAAQGVNLLVTLLQAGGLGDHLLNADEIRTLAWQRASREALGNPELAALLATLPAPTDAELPAHLPPLVLTRIRSTQGELSFLSTFTTFGMPQDITLASLRIEHLIPADAATWQVMRGAQRDDAALVL from the coding sequence TTGGTCACGGACTACTCTTCCACCGCTGGCGAACAACTGCGCCACTTGCGCAGGCTGGCCAAGCTGAGCCAACTCGACCTGGCGTTGATCACGGGGGTTTCCCAGCGGCACCTCAGTTGCATCGAGACGGGCCGGGCCAAGCCAGGCCCAGGCACCCTGCATACGCTGCTCGCGGCGCTGGAGGCACCGCTGGACCAGCGCAACCGCGTATTCCTCGCGGCCGGCTATGCTCCGCGCTACCCCGCCACGCCGCTCGCCTCCCCCGCGATGGCCGCGATCCGCGAAGCGGTCAGCCACGTGCTGCACGCCAACAATCCAGCCCCCGCCATCCTGCTGGACAGCCAGTGGCAGGTGCTGGCGGCGAATGCCAGTACCCATGCGCTGTTTGCATTGGTGGGCATCACGCCGGATGCGGCGCAGGGTGTGAACCTGCTGGTCACCTTGCTGCAAGCGGGCGGCCTGGGCGATCACCTGCTCAATGCCGACGAGATTCGCACCCTGGCCTGGCAGCGTGCCTCCCGCGAAGCGCTGGGCAATCCGGAACTGGCCGCGTTACTCGCCACCTTGCCGGCACCGACAGATGCCGAACTGCCCGCGCACCTGCCACCCTTGGTGCTGACGCGCATTCGCTCGACCCAGGGCGAACTGAGCTTTCTGTCTACCTTCACAACGTTCGGCATGCCTCAGGACATCACCCTCGCCTCCCTGCGCATCGAACATCTGATTCCCGCTGACGCGGCCACCTGGCAGGTGATGCGCGGTGCCCAAAGGGATGATGCGGCGCTGGTTTTGTGA
- a CDS encoding DUF2834 domain-containing protein codes for MKRPSMALAALLGFSLYTLATMLTAEQSLLSFGQELMARPDTAQVVIDLYLMAVLACVWMYRDARRRGRSLVSVMPYFLLTAVFVSVGPLLYLVVNGGRDE; via the coding sequence ATGAAAAGACCCTCTATGGCCCTGGCCGCGTTGCTCGGGTTTTCCCTGTACACCCTGGCGACGATGCTGACGGCCGAGCAGTCGCTGTTATCGTTTGGCCAGGAATTGATGGCGCGCCCGGACACGGCGCAGGTGGTGATCGACCTGTACCTGATGGCGGTGCTGGCGTGTGTGTGGATGTACCGGGATGCGCGGCGCCGGGGGCGTTCGTTGGTTTCGGTCATGCCGTATTTTTTGCTGACGGCGGTGTTCGTGTCGGTGGGGCCGTTGCTTTATCTGGTGGTGAATGGGGGCCGCGATGAGTGA